From Salvia splendens isolate huo1 chromosome 16, SspV2, whole genome shotgun sequence, a single genomic window includes:
- the LOC121772086 gene encoding pentatricopeptide repeat-containing protein At4g39620, chloroplastic-like, with protein MTTNAPLPFASASLQLASTPKFSHVYAPIHSSYPISTIRMCRISASPQTKTPPKRTTRKRIPSTPSSEAEELVRSIVRNISDKQPLLTTLNKYVQFVRTEHCFLLFEELGKSERWLQCLEVFRWMQKQRWYVADNGVYSKLISVMGKKGQSRMAMWLFSEMRNSGCKPDTSVYNALITAHLHSRDKAKALAKAISYFEKMKGMERCKPSIVTYNILLRAFAQAKNVEQVNALFKDLDESIVSADTFTFNGVMDAYGKVGLIREMELVLARMKSMKIKPDIITFNLLIDAYGRKQEFDKMEQVFKSLLRSKEKPTLPTFNSMITNYGKARLREKADSVYQKMIEMGYRPSFITYESLIMMYGYCDYVSRAREIFDQMVESEREKKVSTLNAMLDVYCKNSLPMEADTLFESVRASRMLPIDSTTYKLLYKAYTKADMKELVEKLLVRMDQDGIIPNKRFFLDALGALGSSSPSKKPATSRKDGLPKRVAIEKAA; from the exons ATGACGACGAACGCCCCTCTTCCCTTTGCCTCAGCCTCTCTACAACTCGCCTCCACGCCCAAATTCAGCCATGTCTATGCCCCAATTCACTCTTCATACCCAATTTCAACCATCCGAATGTGCCGGATTTCGGCTTCACCCCAAACCAAAACGCCTCCCAAAAGGACCACCCGCAAGAGAATCCCTTCCACTCCCTCTTCAGAAGCCGAAGAATTGGTTCGATCAATCGTCAGGAACATCTCCGATAAGCAGCCTTTGTTGACCACTCTCAATAAGTATGTGCAATTTGTCCGCACCGAGCACTGTTTCTTGCTCTTCGAGGAGCTCGGAAAGAGCGAGAGGTGGCTTCAATGCCTTGAG GTGTTCAGATGGATGCAGAAGCAGAGATGGTATGTAGCTGATAATGGGGTTTACTCAAAGCTGATTTCTGTGATGGGGAAGAAAGGGCAGAGCCGAATGGCCATGTGGCTTTTCTCTGAGATGCGTAACAGCGGCTGTAAGCCCGATACGTCCGTCTACAACGCTCTCATCACAGCCCATCTCCACTCCCGGGACAAGGCCAAGGCGCTGGCCAAGGCCATCTCCTATTTCGAAAAGATGAAGGGGATGGAGCGCTGCAAGCCGAGCATTGTCACGTACAACATCCTCCTGAGGGCTTTTGCGCAGGCGAAGAAtgtggagcaagtcaatgcctTGTTTAAGGATCTCGATGAGAGCATTGTTAGCGCTGACACCTTCACATTCAACGGGGTGATGGATGCTTACGGGAAGGTGGGGCTGATTAGGGAGATGGAGCTCGTTCTTGCTCGGATGAAGAGCATGAAGATAAAGCCCGACATCATCACATTCAATCTGTTGATCGATGCTTATGGGAGGAAGCAAGAGTTCGATAAGATGGAGCAAGTTTTCAAGAGCTTGCTTCGCTCCAAGGAGAAGCCAACACTTCCCACGTTTAATTCCATGATAACGAACTATGGGAAGGCACGTCTGAGGGAGAAGGCGGATTCGGTCTACCAGAAAATGATAGAGATGGGCTATAGACCGAGCTTCATTACCTACGAGAGCCTCATCATGATGTATGGATACTGTGATTACGTGTCGAGGGCTAGGGAGATATTTGACCAGATGGTTGAGTCGGAGAGGGAGAAAAAGGTGTCGACTTTGAATGCTATGCTCGATGTCTACTGCAAGAACTCTTTACCTATGGAGGCGGACACACTTTTTGAGAGTGTACGTGCTTCTCGAATGCTTCCCATTGATTCGACTACTTACAAGCTGTTATACAAGGCTTACACAAAGGCGGATATGAAAGAGCTGGTGGAGAAGTTGCTCGTGCGTATGGATCAAGATGGCATCATTCCGAATAAAAGGTTCTTTCTCGATGCTCTTGGGGCACTTGGGTCTTCTTCTCCCAGCAAGAAGCCCGCCACCAGCAGGAAAGATGGGCTGCCTAAACGAGTTGCCATTGAAAAGGCGGCATAG